In Macadamia integrifolia cultivar HAES 741 chromosome 1, SCU_Mint_v3, whole genome shotgun sequence, a single window of DNA contains:
- the LOC122075338 gene encoding uncharacterized protein LOC122075338, whose protein sequence is MATEDRAGAEIVRGKEACERFSAELMKELGFPSGVLPTGELVECGRVRSTGFVWWKCKTAYEHFNVATNTKNSYAAETTAYVEKGRMKKMTGCKAKQMMVWVPIVEMYIDGNKISFKSSMGVGKSFPIISFMNEEEKKAYLQ, encoded by the coding sequence ATGGCTACTGAAGATAGAGCAGGAGCTGAAATTGTACGAGGAAAGGAAGCTTGTGAGCGATTTTCGGCGGAGCTGATGAAAGAGCTGGGATTTCCTAGTGGTGTCCTTCCCACAGGAGAGCTGGTGGAATGCGGGAGGGTGCGATCCACTGGTTTCGTGTGGTGGAAATGCAAGACCGCCTATGAGCATTTCAATGTGGCAACCAACACCAAGAACAGCTATGCTGCCGAGACCACGGCATATGTGGAGAAAgggaggatgaagaagatgacggGTTGCAAGGCTAAGCAGATGATGGTGTGGGTTCCCATTGTAGAAATGTACATTGATGGCAACAAGATCTCCTTCAAGTCATCCATGGGGGTGGGCAAGTCCTTCCCTATCatctcttttatgaatgaagaggaaaagaaggcTTATCTCCAATAA
- the LOC122075322 gene encoding uncharacterized protein LOC122075322, translating to MATDERAGAEIVRGKEACERFSAELMKELGFPTGVLPTGELVECGRVRATGFVWWKCKAAYEHFNVATNTKNSYAAETTAYVEKGRMKKMTGCKAKQMMLWVPIAEMYIDGNKISFKSSMGVGKSFPIISFMNEEEKKAYLQ from the coding sequence ATGGCTACTGATGAGAGAGCAGGGGCTGAAATTGTAAGAGGAAAGGAAGCTTGTGAGCGATTTTCGGCAGAGCTGATGAAAGAGCTTGGATTCCCTACTGGTGTCCTTCCCACGGGAGAGCTGGTGGAATGCGGGAGGGTGAGAGCCACCGGTTTCGTGTGGTGGAAATGCAAGGCTGCCTATGAGCATTTCAATGTTGCAACCAACACCAAGAACAGCTATGCCGCCGAGACCACGGCATATGTGGAGAAGgggaggatgaagaagatgactgGTTGCAAGGCTAAGCAGATGATGTTGTGGGTTCCCATAGCAGAAATGTACATTGATGGCAACAAGATCTCCTTCAAGTCATCCATGGGAGTCGGCAAGTCCTTCCCCATCATatcttttatgaatgaagaagaaaagaaggctTATCTCCAGTAA